One window of the Eucalyptus grandis isolate ANBG69807.140 chromosome 6, ASM1654582v1, whole genome shotgun sequence genome contains the following:
- the LOC104417010 gene encoding uncharacterized protein LOC104417010, whose amino-acid sequence MRGVKARTNFVYPTNPPPLSDHHHHHHFLHNPVPFPPKPYSRDLAGITTRGTVLAASPVAQPPRNAASLDVSLFLRDILNPPNTAPLYPPPPPPQLPSLTSFAQPPSLHVPNEYQKPQASAEQNEDDDPCGFFLEESPESGLLEEVIQGFFPRKKKSSDQAKGQLWNDGPHGPGAVTSPRDQMQGLNGLTSLHLQTYSCGGGGGDSDDLVGVPAAVPLDVDVLQYPEFLGTFAARVHDA is encoded by the coding sequence ATGCGCGGTGTCAAGGCCCGCACCAACTTCGTTTACCCGACCAACCCGCCGCCTCTCTctgaccaccaccaccaccaccacttcCTCCATAACCCGGTCCCCTTCCCTCCTAAACCCTACTCTCGAGACTTAGCCGGCATAACCACTAGGGGAACAGTCCTCGCCGCATCTCCCGTGGCGCAGCCGCCGAGGAACGCTGCCTCTCTGGACGTCTCCCTTTTCCTCCGCGACATTCTCAACCCTCCCAACACCGCTCCTCTTtacccaccgccgccgccgccgcaacTGCCGTCTCTGACTTCTTTCGCTCAGCCTCCGAGTCTCCACGTCCCAAATGAGTATCAGAAGCCACAAGCTTCGGCCGAACAAAACGAGGACGACGACCCGTGCGGCTTCTTCCTTGAAGAATCTCCCGAGTCGGGCCTCTTGGAGGAAGTCATCCAAGGGTTCTTCcccaggaagaagaagagctcgGATCAAGCGAAGGGTCAGCTCTGGAACGACGGCCCGCACGGCCCCGGCGCCGTCACTTCGCCTCGCGACCAGATGCAGGGCTTGAACGGCCTCACTAGCCTGCACCTGCAGACCTAttcgtgcggcggcggcggcggcgacagcgACGATCTCGTCGGGGTTCCCGCTGCGGTTCCGTTGGATGTGGATGTGCTCCAGTACCCTGAATTTCTCGGCACTTTCGCAGCTAGGGTACACGATGCTTGA